One stretch of Lemur catta isolate mLemCat1 chromosome 2, mLemCat1.pri, whole genome shotgun sequence DNA includes these proteins:
- the SFT2D1 gene encoding vesicle transport protein SFT2A produces MEKLRRVLSGQDDEEQGLTSQVLDASSLSFNTRLKWFATCFVFGICFSIMGTALLWVPGGIKLFAVFYTLGNLAALASTCFLMGPMKQLKKMFETTRLLATVIMLLCLVFTLCAALWWHKKGLALLFCILQFLSMTWYSLSYIPYARDAVIKCCSSLLS; encoded by the exons ATGGAGAAGCTGCGGCGAGTCCTGAGCGGCCAGGACGACGAGGAGCAGGGCCTGACCTCGCAG GTCCTGGATGCCTCGTCCCTTAGTTTCAACACCAGATTGAAATGGTTCGCCACATGCTTCGTGTTTGGCATTTGCTTCTCTATAATG GGAACTGCATTGCTGTGGGTTCCAGGTGGCATAAAGCTTTTTGCCGTGTTTTATACCCTTGGAAATCTTGCTGCATTAGCCAG CACATGCTTTTTAATGGGACCCATGAAGCAactgaagaaaatgtttgaaacaaCAAGATTACTTGCAACAGTTATTATGCTT TTGTGTCTCGTATTTACCCTGTGTGCTGCTCTTTGG TGGCACAAGAAGGGACTGGCCTTATTATTCTGCATATTGCAGTTCTTGTCGATGACCTG GTATAGCCTGTCATACATCCCATATGCAAG